The following coding sequences are from one Pigmentibacter sp. JX0631 window:
- a CDS encoding acyl-CoA dehydrogenase family protein: MSENSKFSFMKNIFNGHIPEKSLHHYPFFNTHRENDYTLMASSINDWMKQNVDSLKFDQEKKLPPEIIKGMKEMGLFGLIIPEAFGGSELTQTLYTRTLELLNRHDSSVTLTAGAHSSIGLKGLYLYGNEKQKAKYMPKLASGEMIASFALTEPTAGSDAAGIKTRAVKNGDHYIINGSKLWITNGGFADFFTVFAKEEINGEDKITAFIVTRDMGGVSHGSEELKLGIKASSTVEVFFKDVKVPAENILGKPGDGFKIAMGILNQGRMGLAGGALGAMKSLMDDCITYTKNRKAFGHSISDFGLIQQMLTEMTMHIYASEATTYFATSLVDAGDTDYSIEAAICKVFVTEVGWKTINTAMQIHGGNGYMVEYGIERKLRDGRIGLIFEGTNEILRLFIAMTGLKETANQYQRLGKELQSLQSPKNLDFLNSAIEKIGFISEFAFSEVKKSVMAEKLEGFHPALEKECERLSSATHALATSASKLIRNYGHKLIDEQLQLARLADIAIDTYVISAVLSRINSVLEKHGGPEKNDVELSMAKLIIRDAKARINQSVYNLKANHDDSIRNIAKHIIQKEKYPFSLDNFK, translated from the coding sequence GTGTCAGAAAATTCTAAATTTAGTTTTATGAAAAATATATTTAATGGACATATACCTGAAAAATCATTACATCACTATCCATTTTTTAATACCCATCGAGAAAACGATTACACTTTAATGGCAAGTTCAATAAACGATTGGATGAAACAAAATGTTGATAGTTTAAAATTTGATCAAGAAAAAAAATTGCCTCCAGAAATAATCAAAGGCATGAAGGAAATGGGCTTATTTGGATTAATTATTCCTGAAGCATTTGGTGGTAGCGAATTAACTCAAACGTTATATACAAGAACTTTAGAATTATTAAATAGACATGATTCATCTGTTACTTTGACAGCTGGAGCTCACAGTTCAATTGGATTAAAAGGTCTTTATCTTTATGGTAACGAAAAGCAAAAAGCCAAATACATGCCAAAACTCGCTTCTGGAGAAATGATAGCATCTTTTGCATTAACTGAACCAACAGCTGGTTCAGATGCTGCTGGAATAAAAACAAGAGCAGTAAAAAATGGAGATCATTATATTATTAATGGTTCAAAATTATGGATCACTAATGGCGGCTTTGCAGACTTTTTTACGGTATTTGCGAAAGAAGAAATTAATGGTGAAGATAAAATAACAGCTTTTATAGTAACAAGAGATATGGGTGGTGTTAGTCATGGTTCAGAAGAATTAAAACTTGGAATTAAAGCGTCATCAACAGTTGAAGTATTTTTTAAAGATGTAAAAGTACCGGCAGAAAATATTTTAGGAAAACCTGGTGATGGATTTAAAATTGCTATGGGAATTTTAAATCAAGGAAGAATGGGTTTAGCAGGCGGCGCTCTTGGAGCCATGAAATCGTTAATGGATGATTGCATTACTTATACAAAAAATAGAAAAGCATTTGGTCATTCAATTTCTGATTTCGGTCTTATCCAACAAATGCTTACTGAAATGACGATGCATATATACGCTTCTGAAGCTACTACTTATTTTGCAACAAGTTTGGTTGATGCTGGTGATACAGATTACAGTATAGAAGCTGCTATTTGTAAAGTTTTTGTCACTGAAGTTGGCTGGAAGACTATCAATACTGCAATGCAAATTCATGGCGGTAATGGTTATATGGTTGAATATGGAATTGAAAGAAAATTACGAGATGGAAGAATTGGCCTTATCTTTGAAGGAACAAATGAAATTTTAAGATTATTTATTGCAATGACCGGATTAAAAGAAACAGCAAATCAATATCAAAGATTAGGAAAAGAATTGCAATCTTTACAGAGTCCAAAGAATCTTGATTTTTTAAATTCTGCTATTGAAAAAATTGGGTTTATTTCCGAATTTGCTTTTAGCGAAGTAAAAAAGAGTGTAATGGCAGAAAAACTAGAAGGCTTTCATCCAGCTCTTGAAAAAGAATGCGAACGATTATCTTCGGCAACTCATGCATTAGCAACTTCAGCTTCAAAACTTATCCGCAATTATGGGCACAAACTTATTGATGAACAACTTCAATTAGCTCGTCTAGCTGATATCGCTATTGATACTTATGTAATATCAGCAGTTCTTAGTCGAATTAATTCTGTACTAGAAAAGCATGGTGGACCTGAAAAAAATGATGTTGAACTATCTATGGCAAAATTAATTATTCGAGACGCAAAAGCAAGAATAAATCAAAGTGTTTATAATTTAAAAGCAAACCATGATGATAGTATTAGAAATATTGCAAAACATATTATCCAAAAAGAAAAATATCCATTTTCATTAGATAATTTTAAATAA
- a CDS encoding multidrug efflux SMR transporter gives MAWVYLFIAGVFEIVWALSLKNIDGLNKVSPILITIVGMAISFFFLSLSLKSLPVGTAYAIWTGIGAVGVALFGILFYSEPINFSRVFCLLLIVIGILGLKLSSPTH, from the coding sequence ATGGCTTGGGTATATCTTTTTATTGCTGGAGTATTTGAAATCGTCTGGGCTTTATCTCTTAAAAATATTGATGGGTTAAACAAAGTTTCTCCAATTTTAATTACAATAGTAGGTATGGCAATAAGTTTTTTCTTTTTATCTCTTTCATTAAAATCACTTCCTGTTGGAACAGCTTATGCAATTTGGACAGGAATTGGAGCAGTCGGCGTTGCTTTGTTTGGTATTTTATTTTATTCAGAACCAATAAATTTTAGTAGAGTATTTTGTTTATTATTAATAGTTATAGGTATTCTTGGATTGAAACTATCTTCGCCTACTCACTAA
- a CDS encoding response regulator, whose amino-acid sequence MHVSKLLIVDDSRSVLAFILDFFLDDENYEVFTAENGKVALEVFEDEKDIECIIMDWEMPVMSGLETLVEIKKINPKMSVIVMSAKNGVSDVQKMLSYGANDFIIKPFTREIFLDKVKAVLEKKKNS is encoded by the coding sequence ATGCATGTTTCTAAATTACTAATTGTTGATGATTCTAGATCTGTTCTTGCATTCATCTTGGATTTTTTTCTTGATGATGAAAATTATGAGGTTTTCACTGCTGAAAATGGAAAAGTTGCTTTAGAAGTATTTGAAGATGAAAAAGATATTGAATGCATAATTATGGACTGGGAAATGCCTGTAATGAGTGGATTGGAAACATTAGTAGAAATAAAAAAAATAAATCCCAAAATGTCTGTTATAGTTATGAGTGCAAAAAATGGTGTTTCCGATGTGCAAAAAATGCTTTCTTATGGAGCGAATGATTTCATTATTAAACCATTTACGAGAGAAATTTTTTTAGATAAAGTTAAAGCTGTTCTTGAAAAGAAGAAAAATTCTTAG